The following proteins come from a genomic window of Aequorivita marisscotiae:
- a CDS encoding DUF6544 family protein: MKIAFFILLLLHGLIHLMGFLKAFGFAEIPQLSQNFSKPQGLLWLAVALTFITIGILFLLKNNLWFWIAVATVVVSQVLIIVNWQDAKFGTFANLIVLIVALLAMASWNFEREFKKDISQSFKNVGISEEIISEADVAQLPIPVQNYLKYVGAIGKPKIKTAKATFKGEMREKGKDWFAFTSEQYNFFENPTRLFFMKANFKGLPTQGYHRYKEGKASMLIKLLSVFPVVNIAEPEMFKTETVTFFNDMCLFTPAALTDKRIDWHTLDNNSVKAVFHNGEVSVSAILKFDESGRLINFISEDRVDVNSNQNVPFSTPVTEYGTVNGYKLPVAADAVWHFPEGDFVYGKFYLQDVQYNLKISD, encoded by the coding sequence ATGAAAATCGCATTCTTCATTCTTCTTTTACTCCACGGGCTTATTCATTTGATGGGCTTTTTAAAGGCTTTTGGCTTTGCTGAAATTCCACAATTGTCACAAAATTTCTCAAAACCGCAAGGTCTTTTATGGCTCGCGGTCGCTTTGACTTTTATAACGATAGGAATTCTATTTCTGTTAAAAAACAATCTTTGGTTTTGGATCGCCGTAGCAACGGTTGTAGTATCTCAGGTCTTGATTATTGTGAATTGGCAGGACGCCAAATTTGGCACTTTCGCCAATTTGATCGTTCTTATTGTAGCCCTATTGGCAATGGCGAGCTGGAATTTTGAAAGGGAATTTAAAAAAGATATTTCCCAGTCCTTTAAAAATGTTGGTATTTCCGAAGAAATAATCTCCGAAGCCGATGTTGCCCAACTTCCTATTCCGGTTCAGAACTACCTGAAATACGTCGGGGCAATCGGTAAACCTAAAATAAAAACTGCGAAAGCCACTTTTAAAGGCGAAATGCGGGAAAAGGGAAAGGATTGGTTTGCGTTCACTTCGGAACAGTATAATTTTTTTGAAAATCCCACGCGCTTGTTTTTTATGAAAGCCAATTTCAAAGGCTTGCCCACCCAGGGTTACCATCGGTATAAAGAGGGAAAGGCATCGATGCTCATAAAACTGCTGTCCGTTTTTCCTGTGGTAAATATCGCGGAACCCGAAATGTTCAAGACCGAGACCGTCACTTTTTTTAACGATATGTGCCTTTTTACGCCAGCAGCCTTGACTGATAAAAGGATCGATTGGCACACCTTGGATAATAATTCGGTAAAGGCTGTTTTCCATAATGGAGAAGTTTCAGTATCGGCGATTTTGAAATTCGACGAGAGTGGGCGATTGATCAATTTTATTTCGGAAGACAGGGTGGATGTGAATTCCAACCAAAACGTCCCGTTTTCAACCCCCGTTACCGAATACGGTACGGTCAATGGCTATAAACTGCCCGTTGCTGCCGATGCCGTTTGGCACTTTCCCGAAGGCGATTTTGTTTACGGAAAGTTTTATTTACAGGATGTTCAGTACAATTTGAAAATTTCAGATTAG
- a CDS encoding c-type heme family protein, with product MKLLVTLFLISLFTSCNTNTRKEYLAIAENAENLILTSPQEHPGKKLMENNCYVCHNPKTAEDAMIAPPMVAVKMHYISEETSKEEFIEAMVAWAKNPSEEKSKMPGAVKKFGLMPYQFYPEETIKQIADYMFDNDIEEPEWFDAHYKQMHGDRPQMKGRIGRGMGNGKGMGKNQNTNAQPFVKERGMQMAQTTKAELGKNLMGQIQKNGVIAALDFCNVQAMPISDSMATVHKAQIKRVTDKPRNPQNKANAAELQYLENFKKQVAAGDEVNPIVVDMGRETEFYYPIVTNSVCLKCHGTPGKELETLTLSKIQELYPMDKATGYGENEVRGIWSIRFEN from the coding sequence ATGAAACTTTTAGTCACATTATTTTTGATCAGTTTATTCACTTCCTGCAATACCAATACTCGTAAGGAATATTTGGCGATTGCCGAAAATGCAGAAAACTTAATACTTACAAGCCCTCAAGAACATCCCGGCAAGAAGCTGATGGAAAACAATTGCTACGTTTGCCACAATCCAAAAACTGCCGAAGATGCAATGATTGCCCCACCGATGGTAGCCGTAAAGATGCATTATATTTCTGAGGAAACTTCAAAGGAAGAATTTATTGAGGCAATGGTGGCGTGGGCCAAGAATCCTTCCGAAGAAAAATCAAAAATGCCGGGCGCGGTCAAGAAATTTGGCTTAATGCCCTATCAATTCTATCCGGAGGAAACTATCAAACAAATTGCAGATTATATGTTTGATAACGATATAGAAGAGCCCGAATGGTTTGACGCCCACTACAAGCAAATGCACGGCGACAGACCACAGATGAAGGGCCGAATTGGTCGCGGAATGGGAAATGGTAAAGGGATGGGTAAAAACCAAAATACAAATGCTCAACCTTTCGTAAAGGAACGCGGCATGCAAATGGCACAGACCACGAAGGCCGAATTGGGGAAAAATCTGATGGGCCAGATCCAGAAAAACGGGGTTATTGCCGCTTTGGACTTTTGTAATGTTCAGGCTATGCCAATATCGGACAGTATGGCTACCGTCCATAAGGCCCAAATAAAACGCGTTACCGATAAACCGAGAAACCCACAAAACAAGGCCAATGCCGCAGAACTGCAATATCTGGAAAACTTCAAAAAGCAAGTGGCTGCCGGAGACGAGGTAAACCCGATTGTGGTGGATATGGGCAGGGAAACAGAATTTTATTACCCCATCGTTACCAATTCCGTGTGCTTAAAATGCCACGGCACGCCCGGAAAGGAACTGGAAACGCTCACCTTGTCCAAAATACAGGAGTTGTACCCAATGGATAAGGCAACCGGTTACGGCGAAAATGAAGTGCGCGGCATTTGGAGTATCCGTTTTGAAAATTAG
- a CDS encoding patatin-like phospholipase family protein — protein MTNLGLVLSGGGARGAAHIGVLKALEEHGISPTHVSGTSVGAIVGALYSAGVHWSEILKFFKTVSIFTTKRFAFNKPGFLDTEKFYDDLKVFFPRDNFDALEKSLFITATNVISGNLKIFSKGQLIKPVIASASFPGVFTPTEINGSYYIDGGILNNFPVEPLKQHCDTIIGVYINSLQKISIKDLNHSYNVADRALKIRAVSDSIRKFPECDLVIAPKDVGGFAIFGMSNTDAIFEMGYSEAMAALKENENLFKN, from the coding sequence ATGACGAATCTTGGTTTAGTCCTTTCCGGTGGCGGAGCAAGGGGCGCCGCGCATATCGGGGTATTAAAGGCATTGGAGGAGCACGGCATTTCACCCACCCACGTTTCGGGCACCAGTGTGGGCGCCATTGTGGGGGCGTTATATTCGGCGGGGGTCCATTGGTCTGAAATATTAAAATTCTTTAAAACCGTTTCAATTTTTACCACCAAAAGATTCGCCTTTAACAAACCGGGGTTTTTGGATACCGAAAAGTTTTATGACGACCTAAAAGTGTTTTTCCCGAGGGATAATTTTGACGCCCTTGAAAAATCGCTCTTTATAACCGCGACCAATGTGATTTCGGGAAATTTAAAGATTTTCAGCAAAGGGCAGCTTATAAAACCGGTTATAGCTTCCGCTTCCTTTCCGGGCGTTTTTACCCCAACCGAGATTAATGGTTCGTACTATATAGATGGGGGAATACTGAATAACTTTCCCGTGGAGCCGCTAAAGCAACACTGTGATACAATTATTGGGGTGTATATCAACTCCCTACAGAAAATCAGCATCAAGGATTTGAACCATTCCTATAATGTTGCCGATAGGGCGCTTAAAATTAGGGCGGTTTCAGATTCTATAAGAAAATTCCCCGAATGCGATTTGGTTATTGCGCCCAAAGATGTGGGAGGCTTTGCCATATTCGGTATGAGCAATACAGATGCTATTTTTGAAATGGGGTATTCTGAAGCGATGGCCGCTTTAAAGGAAAACGAAAACCTATTTAAGAATTGA
- a CDS encoding MlaE family ABC transporter permease codes for MKKENSLITRTKSFFAEIGDMTLFAGRFFRELFSPPFEFRELIRQCYNMGIRSLFLVMVTGFILGLVFTLQSRPTLTDLGAASWMPSMISISIVREIGPVIIALICAGRIGSGIGAELGSMRVTEQIDAMEVSGTNPFKYLVVTRILAVTLMLPLLVIAGDTVALFGSAIIENLKGDVSYTLYFNKVFDALSFSDVLPATVKTVFFGFAIGLVGTYKGYNCSKGTVGVGEASNSAVVYSSMLLFIIDFIAVFVSDIFFEV; via the coding sequence ATGAAAAAAGAAAACTCCCTTATAACCCGCACAAAATCGTTTTTCGCTGAAATAGGCGATATGACCTTATTTGCCGGACGTTTTTTTCGGGAATTGTTCAGTCCGCCATTTGAATTTAGGGAATTGATACGTCAATGCTACAATATGGGCATTCGCTCCCTGTTTTTGGTAATGGTGACGGGTTTTATTTTGGGCTTGGTCTTTACGCTTCAATCGCGCCCCACTTTGACCGATCTTGGCGCGGCCTCGTGGATGCCATCCATGATCAGTATTTCCATAGTGCGGGAAATCGGCCCGGTAATAATCGCCTTGATCTGCGCGGGAAGGATTGGCTCCGGAATTGGTGCGGAACTCGGCTCCATGCGTGTAACCGAGCAGATAGACGCAATGGAGGTCTCGGGCACCAATCCGTTCAAATATTTGGTGGTTACCAGAATATTGGCGGTTACCTTAATGTTGCCCTTGCTCGTAATTGCGGGAGATACCGTCGCATTATTCGGATCTGCGATAATCGAGAATTTAAAGGGAGATGTTTCCTATACGCTCTATTTTAATAAGGTTTTTGATGCCTTAAGCTTTAGCGATGTGCTTCCCGCAACCGTTAAGACCGTATTCTTTGGTTTTGCCATCGGCCTGGTGGGTACCTACAAAGGCTACAATTGTTCCAAAGGTACCGTGGGGGTAGGGGAAGCCTCAAATTCAGCGGTGGTTTATTCCTCTATGTTATTGTTTATAATAGATTTTATTGCCGTATTTGTTTCGGATATATTTTTTGAAGTTTAA
- a CDS encoding Crp/Fnr family transcriptional regulator, whose product MLDNLKENFSHIFEDALIEEIGQVGVLKEVKEGEKVIEIGDYVRSMPLLLKGAIKILREDDDGDELLLYFLERGDTCAMTLTCCLGQTKSEIRAIAELDTTLIMIPIQKMEEWTGKYKSWRNFVFQSYHGRLTEMLETIDSIAFYNMDERLVKYLQNKKKVTNDSLINSTHQEIAYELHTSRVVVSRLLKKLESMGKIELNRNSIKIIAL is encoded by the coding sequence ATGCTCGATAATTTAAAGGAAAACTTCTCCCATATTTTTGAGGACGCCCTAATTGAAGAAATTGGCCAAGTAGGTGTTTTAAAGGAAGTAAAGGAAGGCGAAAAGGTAATTGAGATTGGCGATTACGTCCGCTCCATGCCCTTGCTCCTCAAGGGGGCCATAAAAATTTTAAGGGAAGACGACGACGGCGATGAACTGCTTCTCTATTTTTTGGAGCGCGGCGATACCTGCGCCATGACCCTAACCTGCTGTTTGGGACAGACCAAAAGCGAGATCCGCGCCATCGCAGAGCTCGACACCACGTTGATAATGATACCCATCCAAAAAATGGAGGAGTGGACGGGCAAGTATAAAAGTTGGCGCAACTTCGTCTTTCAAAGTTACCACGGCCGCCTTACCGAAATGCTCGAAACCATTGACAGCATTGCATTTTACAATATGGACGAGCGCTTGGTGAAATACCTTCAAAACAAAAAAAAGGTAACCAATGATTCCCTGATCAATTCCACGCATCAGGAGATTGCGTATGAGCTTCACACCTCGCGCGTGGTGGTGTCGCGTTTGTTGAAGAAGTTGGAATCCATGGGGAAAATCGAGCTTAACCGAAATAGTATTAAAATAATCGCACTTTAG
- a CDS encoding methyltransferase domain-containing protein has translation MNYYEAFWNHKYLSGETGWDIGQVSTPIKEYIDQLSDKNLKILIPGGGNSYEAEYLFNNGFTNVFVVDISSIPLRNLAKRLPSFPKENLLHADFFDLEDSFDLILEQTFFCALQPVLREDYVTKMHQLLKPEGKLVGLLFNIPLNNDKPPFGGNKAEYKNLFSERFKIQIMETAYNSVMPRAGNELFINFKKRGEQIE, from the coding sequence ATGAATTATTACGAAGCTTTCTGGAACCACAAATACCTCAGTGGCGAAACAGGCTGGGATATAGGCCAGGTTTCCACACCCATAAAGGAATACATCGACCAACTTTCAGATAAAAATTTAAAGATTTTGATCCCCGGCGGCGGTAATTCGTATGAAGCGGAATATCTTTTTAACAACGGGTTTACCAATGTTTTTGTGGTAGATATTTCGTCTATTCCGTTACGGAATCTGGCCAAACGGCTACCATCATTTCCAAAGGAAAATTTATTGCACGCAGACTTTTTCGACTTGGAAGACAGCTTTGACCTTATTTTGGAACAGACGTTCTTTTGTGCTTTGCAGCCTGTGCTGCGGGAGGATTACGTAACTAAAATGCATCAGCTTCTAAAGCCGGAAGGGAAATTAGTCGGACTTCTTTTTAATATTCCTTTGAATAATGACAAGCCTCCGTTTGGCGGGAATAAAGCTGAATATAAAAATCTTTTTTCCGAAAGATTCAAGATACAAATAATGGAAACAGCTTATAATTCCGTTATGCCCCGTGCGGGGAATGAACTATTTATAAATTTTAAAAAAAGGGGAGAACAAATAGAATAA
- a CDS encoding exodeoxyribonuclease III — translation MKIISWNINGVRAITKKDFFDDFSTMDPDIICFQETKAQDDEVKTALSKITHYHQYYNSAARKGYSGVAVLSKKEPLAVTYDMGVAEHDNEGRVICLEFEAFFLVNVYVPNSGQQLERLDYRKTWDDDFRSYLINLKKSKPVILCGDLNVAHRPIDLKNDKANYNKTAGYTQIEIDGMDNLLNAGFVDTYRHFHPDSVAYTYWSYRFKARERNSGWRIDYFLVSEPLLEKIINVAILSEYYGSDHCPIQLEIEL, via the coding sequence ATGAAAATAATCTCGTGGAACATCAACGGCGTAAGGGCGATAACCAAAAAGGATTTCTTTGACGATTTTTCAACCATGGACCCAGATATTATCTGCTTTCAGGAAACCAAGGCCCAAGATGACGAGGTAAAAACGGCCTTGTCTAAAATTACCCACTATCACCAATATTACAATTCGGCAGCGCGGAAAGGTTATTCGGGCGTTGCGGTCTTGAGCAAAAAGGAACCCTTGGCAGTTACGTACGATATGGGCGTTGCGGAACACGACAACGAAGGCCGGGTAATCTGTTTGGAATTTGAGGCTTTCTTTTTGGTCAATGTATATGTTCCCAATTCCGGTCAACAACTGGAAAGGCTGGATTATAGAAAGACTTGGGATGACGACTTCCGAAGCTATCTCATTAACTTGAAAAAATCAAAGCCTGTAATTCTTTGCGGCGATTTAAATGTTGCCCACCGTCCCATCGACCTTAAAAATGACAAGGCCAATTACAACAAAACGGCAGGCTATACCCAAATTGAAATTGACGGAATGGACAACTTGCTCAACGCAGGTTTTGTGGATACCTATCGGCATTTCCATCCTGATAGCGTAGCCTACACCTACTGGAGCTATCGGTTTAAGGCTCGGGAGCGCAATAGTGGGTGGCGCATAGATTACTTTTTGGTAAGTGAACCCTTGCTCGAAAAAATAATAAATGTAGCGATATTATCGGAATATTATGGCTCCGATCACTGCCCAATCCAACTTGAAATTGAATTGTAG
- a CDS encoding MlaD family protein: MAKSTSQKIKVGLFVVVGTAILIAALYSIGNRQHIFSKNIELYATFGNVNGLIIGNNVRYSGINVGTVSKIEMIEEGSITIQMMIEEKTARFIKTDAIASIGSDGLVGSMVVNIIPGKVATAKPVISGDTIQSYSKIGADDMLSTLNTTNENAALLTADLLKITNKILEGKGTLGALVTDTLLAQDLRQTVIELKQTAAGTSTAVSRINALISKVNYDESAAGVLLSDTVSANQIRGVFSNLEKSSEDINEISQNLDAYLSEIKSGKGALNYITQDEVLVKNIDSTMLDIKEAAEKLNENMEALRHNFLFRGYFRKLERQERREARKN, from the coding sequence ATGGCTAAATCAACTTCCCAAAAAATAAAAGTCGGCCTTTTCGTAGTGGTGGGCACCGCCATTCTTATTGCGGCGCTCTATTCCATCGGTAACCGACAGCATATTTTCAGCAAAAACATTGAGCTCTACGCTACCTTTGGGAACGTAAATGGTTTGATTATAGGCAACAACGTGCGTTACTCCGGTATAAACGTGGGCACCGTAAGCAAGATTGAAATGATCGAGGAGGGAAGCATCACCATCCAAATGATGATTGAGGAAAAAACGGCAAGATTCATTAAAACCGATGCCATTGCTTCCATCGGTTCCGATGGCTTGGTGGGAAGCATGGTCGTGAACATTATTCCGGGGAAAGTTGCCACTGCCAAACCCGTAATTTCCGGCGATACCATCCAGTCTTACAGCAAGATTGGCGCCGACGATATGCTCTCCACCCTGAACACGACCAATGAAAACGCCGCCTTGCTCACCGCCGATCTGCTTAAGATTACCAATAAAATCCTTGAGGGCAAAGGCACTTTGGGCGCTTTGGTAACCGATACCTTGTTGGCCCAGGATTTAAGGCAGACGGTAATTGAACTCAAACAAACGGCTGCGGGTACTTCCACGGCGGTTTCGCGCATCAACGCCCTTATTTCAAAAGTCAATTATGATGAAAGTGCCGCGGGCGTGCTTTTGAGCGATACGGTTTCTGCCAACCAAATAAGGGGCGTATTTAGCAATCTTGAAAAATCGAGCGAGGACATTAATGAAATAAGCCAAAATCTCGATGCCTATCTCTCCGAAATAAAATCGGGAAAAGGTGCTTTGAATTACATCACGCAGGATGAGGTTTTGGTCAAGAATATCGATTCCACGATGCTTGATATAAAGGAAGCTGCAGAGAAATTGAACGAAAATATGGAGGCGCTGCGGCACAATTTCCTTTTCCGTGGCTATTTCAGAAAACTGGAGCGACAGGAAAGGCGGGAAGCCAGGAAAAATTAA
- a CDS encoding outer membrane beta-barrel protein, giving the protein MKKFSFLFVATMLLFSIGAEAQEKWSLEFRPGLNFTTGDVGNTDTKIGFGFELMGAYKIMPHLAAYAGWGLNEFKGEDSFLLEDITLKEMGYTFGFQIIKPIGTSAFSYLARAGAVYNHIEIENNSGSFAADTCHGFGWQIAAGVDYEFAPNLALRPMLRYRSLSRDITIENTSTELKLNYISFGIGLALDF; this is encoded by the coding sequence ATGAAAAAGTTCAGTTTTTTGTTTGTTGCCACCATGCTGCTGTTTTCAATTGGCGCGGAAGCACAGGAAAAATGGTCGTTGGAATTCAGGCCTGGACTTAATTTTACCACTGGTGACGTGGGCAATACCGACACTAAAATTGGCTTTGGTTTCGAACTTATGGGAGCCTATAAAATTATGCCCCATTTAGCAGCTTATGCGGGTTGGGGCTTAAACGAGTTCAAAGGTGAGGATAGTTTTTTATTGGAGGATATTACCTTAAAGGAAATGGGATACACATTCGGTTTTCAAATCATAAAACCTATCGGCACTTCCGCATTTTCTTACTTGGCAAGGGCTGGAGCGGTTTACAATCATATAGAAATTGAAAATAACAGCGGTAGTTTTGCCGCCGACACTTGCCACGGATTTGGTTGGCAAATTGCTGCAGGAGTAGATTATGAGTTTGCTCCCAACCTCGCGCTGCGCCCCATGCTTCGCTACCGTTCGCTTTCTAGGGATATAACGATTGAAAATACTTCAACTGAATTAAAACTGAATTATATCTCATTTGGAATTGGTTTGGCTTTGGACTTTTAA
- a CDS encoding ABC transporter ATP-binding protein, which produces MKKENQTPVLELKDIHKSFGENHVLKGFNLQLFEGENLVIMGKSGSGKSVMVKCIVGLIQPDSGSITINGHDIITMGQRELDFLRTQIGFLFQGSALYDSMTVRENLEFPLRRHKDKIEDFKSTEQSVHDALKSVGLLHTIDLMPSELSGGMQRRVALARALILKPKIIMYDEPTTGLDPITANEIIQLMRSIQKEYNTSSLIITHDVDCARVISNRIILLVDGINYAEGTYDDLSNSSDPQTRAFFKN; this is translated from the coding sequence ATGAAAAAAGAAAACCAAACCCCAGTCCTTGAGTTAAAAGATATCCACAAGAGCTTTGGCGAAAACCATGTGCTCAAAGGTTTCAATCTTCAACTTTTTGAAGGGGAAAATCTGGTGATTATGGGCAAATCTGGGTCGGGGAAATCGGTTATGGTCAAGTGTATTGTGGGCTTGATCCAGCCCGATAGCGGAAGCATTACCATTAACGGTCACGACATAATCACCATGGGCCAAAGGGAACTGGATTTTCTGCGGACGCAAATCGGTTTCCTCTTCCAGGGCAGTGCTTTGTACGATTCTATGACCGTTCGGGAAAACTTGGAGTTTCCATTGCGAAGACACAAAGATAAAATTGAGGATTTCAAAAGTACGGAACAATCCGTACATGATGCGCTAAAAAGCGTGGGACTGCTGCACACAATCGATTTGATGCCTTCCGAACTTTCCGGTGGAATGCAACGTAGGGTAGCACTGGCACGGGCGTTAATTTTAAAGCCGAAAATAATAATGTACGATGAGCCCACAACGGGCTTGGACCCTATTACGGCAAACGAGATTATCCAGCTTATGCGAAGCATCCAAAAGGAGTATAACACCTCCTCCCTCATTATCACGCACGATGTGGATTGCGCAAGGGTAATATCGAATAGAATAATATTACTGGTAGATGGAATCAACTATGCCGAGGGCACTTATGATGACCTGTCAAATTCCAGCGATCCCCAAACCCGGGCATTCTTTAAAAACTAA
- the upp gene encoding uracil phosphoribosyltransferase translates to MIVHDFSKQNSLLNQYIREMRDVTIQKDYLRFRKNVERVGELLAYEMSKSLPYQTTTVKTPLGSKEVSVPNADIVLCSVLRAGLPLHQGILNVFDGVENAFISAYRHHPNGADDFEVQVEYLASPSIEGKTLILADPMLATGRTFENVLRALKTHGIPKKIHLISIIGAKAGIFLADTVFPSDTELWIAAVDNQLNERGYIVPGLGDAGDLCYGPRLDGNND, encoded by the coding sequence ATGATAGTTCACGATTTCAGCAAACAGAATTCCCTCCTCAATCAATACATCCGCGAGATGCGCGATGTTACCATCCAAAAAGATTACCTGCGTTTTAGAAAAAATGTAGAACGCGTGGGCGAACTGCTGGCTTACGAAATGAGCAAGAGCTTGCCCTACCAAACAACCACCGTAAAAACTCCCCTTGGCTCTAAGGAAGTATCTGTACCAAATGCCGATATAGTGCTCTGTTCCGTATTACGCGCAGGATTGCCATTGCACCAAGGTATTCTCAATGTGTTTGATGGGGTTGAAAATGCTTTTATCTCTGCCTATAGGCATCACCCAAATGGAGCAGACGATTTTGAAGTACAGGTAGAGTATCTCGCCTCCCCGTCTATTGAAGGAAAAACACTAATCCTTGCAGATCCCATGCTGGCAACCGGACGTACGTTTGAAAATGTATTGCGCGCCCTAAAAACGCACGGTATTCCAAAGAAAATTCATTTAATATCCATTATCGGTGCCAAAGCGGGAATCTTTTTGGCCGATACTGTTTTCCCTTCAGATACCGAACTGTGGATTGCAGCGGTGGACAACCAATTAAACGAACGTGGCTATATTGTTCCCGGCCTCGGCGATGCCGGCGATCTTTGCTATGGCCCACGCCTCGATGGGAATAATGATTAG
- a CDS encoding methyltransferase family protein has product MRIPIADIVFVLLQFVLFVAFVFDVGSMRIYFPEWLFWIGVLLLILGALTTLIAVLQLNVHLSPFPSPLPGSKLIVTGVYKFIRHPIYTGIMIAFFGFAIIADSGYKLLITLLLIVLFYFKSKYEERRLAAIFPGYLEYKRKSGRFFPGL; this is encoded by the coding sequence TTGAGAATTCCAATTGCAGATATAGTATTTGTTTTGCTACAATTTGTTTTGTTTGTGGCATTTGTGTTTGATGTTGGGTCAATGCGCATTTACTTTCCAGAATGGTTGTTTTGGATTGGGGTGCTACTGCTAATTTTAGGGGCGTTAACTACGCTAATTGCCGTTTTACAACTCAATGTGCATCTATCGCCTTTTCCGAGTCCGCTACCCGGATCAAAACTGATAGTTACGGGAGTTTATAAATTTATCAGGCACCCGATATATACAGGAATTATGATAGCTTTTTTTGGGTTTGCCATTATTGCCGACTCGGGATATAAATTATTGATAACATTACTGCTAATAGTTTTATTTTACTTTAAATCCAAATACGAAGAGAGGCGTTTAGCAGCTATATTTCCAGGTTATTTGGAATATAAAAGGAAATCGGGACGGTTTTTCCCCGGGTTGTAA